One stretch of Nicotiana tabacum cultivar K326 chromosome 18, ASM71507v2, whole genome shotgun sequence DNA includes these proteins:
- the LOC107786120 gene encoding ETHYLENE INSENSITIVE 3-like 3 protein, translated as MAVIDEIGVDVSSDIEVDDIRCDNIAEKDVSDEEIEPEELERRMWKDRIKLKRLKERQKLAALKAAEKQNNKQVTDQARRKKMSRAQDGILKYMLKLMEVCNARGFVYGIIPDKGKPVSGASDNIRAWWKEKVKFDKNGPAAIAKYEAECRAKGEGVGSQNGNAGSVLQDLQDATLGSLLSSLMQHCDPPQRKYPLEKGVSPPWWPTGNEEWWSKTGLPKGQNPPYKKPHDLKKMWKVGVLTAVIKHMSPDIAKIRRLVRQSKCLQDKMTAKESSIWLAVLSREESILQQPGSENGSSSIEPPARSRSEKKKPSFSSDSVYDVDGVDDGIGCVSSKDERRNQPLDVHPLNSIPQSHQSKEQGDGRHRRRKRARSNPTEQQILPSLRHGDDDSNSLPDTNSSGSVRENDKSGAQKPVENNIVTQSELPLLDSNLSLVPSANVVFTEDAYIGTGPSLYPMSQNSAVVPYEAGAHLGSQDSAVQHQFHDTQFHGHHKIPGINDVPQNSHLHYGSHSSVVHTLLQVSGFAHGSQFSNLNQPPLYHSYSSAEFGSTHEKPQSHLACNELPIRPRDSGVGSLLHGSGNNITVDNHHYGKDMSQNNHDTHIEIPFPSPLTIGSPDYATLGSPFDLGLDVQSFLDNTDFDLDFDKEMMSFFAS; from the exons ATGGCTGTGATAGATGAGATTGGTGTTGATGTCAG CTCGGACATTGAAGTCGATGACATAAGGTGCGACAACATAGCAGAAAAGGATGTCAGTGATGAGGAGATTGAGCCAGAAGAATTGGAGAGACGGATGTGGAAGGACCGTATTAAGCTCAAGCGGCTCAAGGAAAGACAGAAACTTGCTGCCCTGAAAGCCGCTGAGAAGCAGAACAATAAGCAAGTTACAGATCAGGCTAGGCGGAAGAAGATGTCGAGAGCTCAGGATGGAATTTTGAAGTACATGTTGAAGCTCATGGAAGTCTGCAATGCTCGAGGATTTGTTTATGGTATCATTCCTGATAAGGGTAAACCTGTAAGTGGTGCGTCTGATAACATAAGAGCTTGGTGGAAAGAGAAGGTAAAGTTTGATAAGAACGGTCCTGCTGCAATAGCCAAGTATGAAGCAGAATGCCGTGCGAAAGGAGAGGGAGTCGGCAGCCAAAATGGTAACGCAGGAAGTGTTTTGCAAGACTTGCAAGATGCTACACTGGGGTCCCTCTTGTCTTCTTTGATGCAACATTGTGATCCACCTCAGCGGAAGTACCCGCTGGAGAAAGGCGTCTCACCACCGTGGTGGCCGACAGGAAATGAGGAATGGTGGTCTAAAACGGGACTACCCAAGGGTCAGAATCCGCCATACAAGAAGCCACATGATTTGAAGAAGATGTGGAAAGTTGGCGTTCTAACTGCTGTTATAAAGCATATGTCGCCTGATATTGCGAAGATCAGGAGATTAGTCCGCCAGTCAAAGTGTTTGCAGGACAAGATGACTGCTAAGGAGAGCTCGATCTGGTTGGCTGTTTTAAGCAGAGAGGAATCAATCCTCCAGCAACCAGGCAGTGAGAATGGATCATCTAGCATAGAGCCACCTGCTAGAAGCCGCAGTGAAAAGAAGAAACCTTCATTTAGCAGTGACAGTGTATATGATGTCGATGGCGTTGATGATGGTATTGGCTGTGTTTCATCTAAAGATGAGAGGAGAAATCAGCCATTGGATGTTCATCCTCTAAATTCCATTCCTCAATCTCACCAAAGTAAGGAGCAAGGAGATGGACGGCATAGAAGAAGAAAACGTGCTAGGTCAAATCCTACTGAGCAACAGATCCTACCATCTTTGAGACATGGTGATGACGATAGTAACTCATTACCTGATACAAACAGTTCGGGAAGCGTAAGGGAAAATGACAAGAGCGGAGCACAAAAGCCTGTAGAGAACAACATTGTGACTCAATCAGAGTTACCATTACTAGACTCGAACCTTTCATTGGTTCCATCAGCTAATGTAGTCTTTACAGAGGATGCATATATAGGCACTGGGCCATCTCTTTATCCGATGTCTCAAAACTCTGCAGTTGTCCCTTATGAAGCAGGAGCGCATCTTGGAAGTCAAGACTCTGCTGTCCAGCATCAATTTCATGACACTCAGTTCCATGGTCACCATAAAATTCCAGGAATAAACGATGTACCACAAAATTCCCATTTGCATTATGGATCTCACAGTTCTGTCGTACATACCCTACTGCAGGTTTCTGGATTTGCTCATGGATCTCAATTTTCTAACTTAAATCAACCTCCTCTGTATCACTCTTATTCTTCAGCTGAATTTGGATCCACACATGAGAAACCGCAGTCCCACTTGGCGTGCAATGAACTTCCGATTAGGCCAAGGGATTCTGGAGTTGGTTCTTTGCTTCACGGAAGCGGAAATAATATCACTGTAGACAATCATCATTATGGAAAAGACATGTCTCAGAATAACCATGATACACATATTGAGATTCC